One window from the genome of Parasteatoda tepidariorum isolate YZ-2023 chromosome 8, CAS_Ptep_4.0, whole genome shotgun sequence encodes:
- the LOC107442311 gene encoding proteasome subunit beta type-3 — protein sequence MSIFEYNGGLVIAMTGKNCFAIASDRRLGVRAQTVSMDFKKIYELGPRLYVGLPGLATDTATVAQKLQFRVNMYELREDRKMRPAVLQSVLSNLLYEMRFGPFFVSPIVAGLEPGTNEPYICGLDVIGSGRPVEDFVVSGTCEDQAFGMCEALWEKDMEPDILFEKISQALVNSCDRDAISGWGGIVHIVEKDKVTTKILKTRMD from the exons ATG aGTATATTCGAATACAACGGTGGACTTGTCATTGCTATGACaggaaaaaattgctttgctATTGCTTCTGATCGAAGATTAGGAGTCAGAGCCCAAACTGTAAGCATggatttcaagaaaatatatgaACTTGGACCAAGATTATATGTTGGCCTTCCTGGTTTAGCCACTGATACTGCGACCGT ggctcaaaaattacaatttcgtGTAAATATGTATGAACTTAGAGAAGACAGAAAAATGAGACCTGCAGTTCTACAATCAGTTCTGTCAAATCTTCTGTATGAGATGAG ATTTGGACCTTTTTTCGTGTCTCCTATTGTGGCTGGTCTTGAACCTGGAACAAACGAGCCTTATATTTGTGGTTTAGATGTAATTGGATCTGGTAGGCCTGTTGAGGATTTTGTAGTGTCTGGAACTTGTGAGGATCAAGCCTTTGGAATGTGTGAAGCTTTATGGGAGAAGGATATG gaaCCAgatatactttttgaaaaaatttcccaAGCCTTAGTTAATTCCTGTGACCGTGATGCTATATCTGGTTGGGGTGGAATTGTACACATAGT ggAGAAAGATAAagtaacaacaaaaattttgaaaacgagaatggattga
- the LOC107442290 gene encoding transmembrane protein 237: MSSTSVARQNRRMRQQQLSALNSLSSPMTLAASTLNSSPSNFKSYEVSTDCSLSADENKSNESIQDSQKIQDSFTSTTGCSFINCDVSSRPTGKVFIEDERGFKVVDASEVMQSFKNEYSSAESMEREPAILLSYKAARMFQNFSTFCHGLLGGMSLIHLLLLTHLITSNSSNEDKMKHFGFLSQPVHNIYNFICVICCISAFDRHDVGSIKNLLQNVKKCHPTLCIIFIYPLCLLMSLSTVNVDERFWLSYNNATDVEMLTSKDVSNEIFYWKTLSILKCVGAIIAWILISFKPNHNIFLKQIKNILEKNKNIH; the protein is encoded by the exons atgAGTTCTACAAGTGTAGCTAGACAAAATAGGCGAATGCGCCAGCAGCAATTGTCTGCTTTAAATTCTCTCTCTTCTCCTATGACTCTTGCAGCTAGCACATTAAATTCTAGTCCTTCTAATTTTAAATCCTATGAAGTATCAACTGATTGTTCTTTGTCTGCTGATgaaaataaatcgaatgaaaGTATCCAGGATTCCCAAAAAATTCAAGATTCTTTTACCTCAACTACTGGTTGTAGCTTCATAAACTGTGATGTCTCTAGTCGCCCCActggaaaagtttttattgaagaTGAAA GAGGCTTTAAAGTGGTGGATGCTAGTGAAGTTATGCAGTCATTTAAGAATGAGTATTCTTCAGCGGAGTCTATGGAAAGAGAGCCTGCAATTCTATTGTCATATAAAGCAGCAAGAATGTTTCAGAATTTCAGTACCTTTTGTCACGGACTTCTGGGAGGAATGTCACTCATACATTTGCTGTTGCTCACTCATCTCATCACATCTAATTCATCAAATgaagataaaatgaaacattttggtTTCTTGTCTCAGCCAGTCCATAATATCTATAATTTCATTTGTGTCATTTGTTGCATATCTGCATTTGACAG GCATGATGTTGGAAGTATCAAGAACTTGCTTCAGAATGTTAAGAAATGCCATCCAACgctttgcattatttttatatatccgTTGTGCCTGTTAATGAGTTTGAGTACTGTTAACGTCGATGAAAGATTTTGGCTATCTTACAACAATGCAACAGATGTTGAAATGCTGACTTCAAAa gatGTATCAAACGAAATTTTCTACTGGAAGACCTTAAGCATTTTGAAGTGTGTTGGTGCTATAATAGCATGGATTTTAATAAGCTTCAAACCAAATCATAACATTTTcctcaaacaaattaaaaatattctagagaaaaacaaaaatattcattga